The Aureispira anguillae genome contains a region encoding:
- a CDS encoding alginate O-acetyltransferase AlgX-related protein produces MKRSIIPFITAGLVFVATIFFLNQMVAPFSLQALKTKIFTCLMAATFSIATFLTLYLKEVKLEQLRSNLYIVLFFVIILSPEFVKQFNLEKKIVIDEKRTLAEKPAFTFTKDYPQKYEAYYNDNFGLRSNIISFTNKVKMSFFSSSINNELVKFGGDGFLFLASAYAIEESYTNTNLLSPEELEAVYQLMLARKTKLNEQGITFVQGYWPNKHTVYRDELPSAMKQKIKNDQSLANQVISYFAERGLTFLDVSEELLAAKKGTQLYQKFDTHWNLDGAFVAYQAFCKKTFAELGLTAFKKEDFTIKYKETRRGDLVYMLGMDEFPGYYDELPTYTTKDNRLSYVFMDASSFPERTIITVNENCKNKQVALVFRDSYGKNLIPFLSLHYHKVVYIKYSDKPYFNEEMIARVQPDVVMSLGLERYLSLVLK; encoded by the coding sequence ATGAAAAGGAGCATAATACCCTTTATAACTGCTGGATTGGTTTTTGTAGCGACTATTTTTTTTCTAAATCAGATGGTAGCGCCCTTTAGCTTGCAAGCGCTAAAAACAAAAATATTTACCTGTTTAATGGCGGCCACTTTTTCTATTGCGACCTTTTTGACACTTTACTTAAAAGAAGTTAAACTAGAACAGTTGAGGTCTAATTTATACATTGTTCTTTTCTTTGTTATTATACTAAGTCCAGAATTTGTAAAGCAGTTCAATCTAGAAAAGAAGATAGTGATTGACGAAAAGAGAACCTTAGCAGAAAAACCAGCCTTTACCTTTACCAAAGATTATCCTCAAAAATATGAAGCTTATTACAATGATAATTTTGGTCTGCGTTCTAACATTATTAGTTTTACCAACAAAGTGAAGATGTCTTTTTTTAGCAGTTCTATCAATAATGAGCTGGTTAAATTTGGAGGCGATGGATTTCTTTTTTTGGCGTCAGCATATGCCATAGAAGAAAGTTATACGAATACTAACCTATTGTCACCAGAGGAGCTAGAAGCTGTCTATCAGTTGATGCTGGCTAGAAAGACGAAGTTGAACGAACAAGGAATTACTTTTGTGCAAGGGTATTGGCCCAATAAACATACTGTGTACAGAGATGAATTGCCGAGTGCTATGAAGCAGAAAATAAAAAATGATCAATCGCTCGCCAATCAAGTAATAAGCTATTTTGCAGAGAGAGGCTTAACTTTTTTGGATGTTAGCGAGGAGTTGTTAGCAGCTAAAAAAGGAACACAACTATATCAAAAATTTGATACGCATTGGAATTTAGATGGCGCTTTTGTCGCTTATCAGGCTTTTTGCAAAAAAACATTTGCCGAATTGGGCTTAACGGCTTTTAAGAAAGAAGATTTTACTATTAAATATAAAGAAACAAGGAGGGGCGATTTGGTTTATATGTTAGGGATGGATGAGTTTCCAGGGTATTATGATGAATTGCCTACCTACACAACTAAAGACAACCGTTTATCCTATGTATTTATGGATGCAAGTTCTTTTCCCGAAAGAACAATAATAACAGTGAATGAAAATTGCAAAAACAAGCAAGTCGCCTTAGTTTTTAGAGATTCGTATGGGAAAAACCTAATTCCCTTCTTGTCACTTCATTATCATAAAGTAGTCTATATAAAATACTCGGATAAGCCTTATTTTAATGAAGAAATGATTGCGAGAGTTCAACCAGATGTAGTCATGTCTTTGGGCTTAGAACGTTACCTGAGTTTGGTCTTAAAATAA
- a CDS encoding T9SS type A sorting domain-containing protein encodes MKKLIVSILLFMINYSILLATHNRAGSMTYRQLSGLTYEISIITYTGLIGGNAPSLDVDWGDGVIETVYRTSYSILQGMAIQKNIYTYTHTYQSYDNYTISIQDPNRNDAILNINNGTSINIPFYLESTLFLSNGGYNNSAEYLTVPILEAEAGKPFRYSLAAMDMDGDILTYELVTPKSAIGLDVPNYFIPDTTSLYYLNGELQWATPQNIGAYTFAIKVKEYRNNILVGTTLVDFQLNVVPPVNGAEFVGNTSWLVDANHHYSYQLSPFDTLQLSLLYRDTIATTIDLEAYSETLMNGNQATFIQTQTGTSFIAKEYTWIPNTTHARCAPYLLTFRGHSTTNQIISKDLTVMIWVRDSSLAYCEGLINQLNIPIHQIESPLEELLIHVYPNPFTDKTTIAIENRRENEEVTFQLFDVLGNQIFYDQINGETYTLRRNRLVAGLYFYRIEDALGNSKVGKIRIN; translated from the coding sequence ATGAAAAAGTTGATAGTATCCATTTTGCTTTTTATGATTAACTATTCTATCCTATTAGCAACCCATAATAGGGCGGGATCCATGACTTATCGACAGCTTTCAGGTTTAACGTATGAGATTTCTATCATTACCTATACAGGACTTATTGGAGGGAATGCGCCAAGTTTAGATGTTGATTGGGGAGATGGAGTAATCGAAACGGTTTATCGAACAAGCTATTCGATATTACAAGGCATGGCAATACAAAAGAACATTTATACCTATACGCATACCTACCAATCTTATGATAATTACACGATCTCCATACAAGACCCCAATAGGAATGATGCGATTTTAAATATTAATAATGGCACTTCGATTAATATTCCATTTTATTTAGAATCTACCTTGTTCCTATCCAATGGAGGGTATAATAATTCCGCAGAATATTTGACGGTGCCAATATTGGAGGCAGAAGCAGGAAAGCCATTTAGATATAGCCTCGCAGCAATGGATATGGATGGAGATATTTTAACGTATGAATTGGTTACTCCAAAATCAGCTATTGGTCTTGATGTACCCAATTATTTTATTCCAGATACAACCTCTTTATATTATTTGAATGGTGAATTGCAGTGGGCTACCCCTCAAAACATAGGTGCTTACACCTTTGCTATCAAGGTAAAGGAATACAGAAATAATATCTTAGTGGGGACAACATTAGTTGATTTTCAACTGAATGTTGTTCCTCCTGTTAACGGGGCTGAATTTGTAGGAAATACTAGTTGGTTGGTGGATGCCAACCATCATTATAGTTACCAACTTTCTCCTTTTGATACCTTACAGTTGTCTTTATTGTATAGAGATACCATTGCTACCACCATTGATTTAGAGGCTTATAGCGAAACATTGATGAATGGAAATCAAGCTACTTTTATCCAAACACAAACTGGAACATCTTTTATCGCAAAAGAATACACTTGGATTCCTAATACAACTCATGCTAGGTGCGCTCCCTATCTTCTTACATTTAGAGGGCATTCTACTACTAATCAAATAATATCCAAAGATTTAACGGTAATGATTTGGGTTCGAGATTCTTCTTTGGCTTATTGTGAGGGGCTTATTAACCAATTGAACATACCAATTCATCAAATTGAAAGCCCTTTAGAAGAGCTATTAATCCATGTTTATCCGAATCCATTTACAGATAAAACTACTATTGCAATTGAAAATAGACGAGAGAATGAAGAAGTAACTTTTCAGCTTTTTGATGTTTTGGGAAACCAAATTTTTTACGATCAAATTAATGGAGAGACCTATACTTTAAGGAGGAATAGACTGGTTGCTGGCTTGTATTTCTACCGAATTGAGGATGCCTTAGGAAATAGCAAAGTAGGAAAAATTCGGATAAATTAA